From the Pseudodesulfovibrio alkaliphilus genome, one window contains:
- a CDS encoding HlyD family type I secretion periplasmic adaptor subunit encodes MAKADGKHEIDRVTRTFFHLCVGFCVSFFVWASFSPLDIVSDAVGEVIPSSRVKRIQHLEGGIVRSILVREGDLVETGQPLVELESTASDSTVGELSIRINSLEAEVARLEAESRWFTSPASQVVSPSADGEEEEGEGKAFIRQPASQSIDPLQPELRVDPYAVNIDFSARLLAEAPGVAEQAREFYEARRDRFINDLNAQRERITQREQDVQEIVVRIRNQRQSLAYVREQVAISEELLKDKLTSRYKHLGFLKEESNLVSRIQEDEAALIRARSALSAACDSLEQLFNAFNEEVQDTLRKSRRELLEFSQRLRKMSDSLERTVIRSPAHGIVKSVYIMGEGEVVQPGMTVLDIVPAGDKLVIEAHLPLGDIGYVQLGQAATVRLPTGDARMYGSLEGMVTGISPDAITKEDVGTFYKVLVETENDRFEKDGRRYQLYPGMRVLVGIKTGERTVMEYLVYPYFDTLYHGMRER; translated from the coding sequence ATGGCAAAGGCTGACGGCAAACACGAGATTGACCGCGTCACACGGACCTTTTTTCACTTGTGCGTGGGGTTTTGCGTCAGTTTTTTTGTCTGGGCTTCCTTCAGTCCGCTGGACATTGTCAGCGATGCCGTGGGCGAGGTCATCCCCAGTTCCCGTGTTAAACGCATCCAGCATCTGGAAGGCGGCATCGTGCGCAGCATCCTGGTGCGCGAGGGCGATCTGGTGGAAACGGGTCAGCCTTTGGTGGAGCTGGAGTCCACGGCCAGTGATTCCACCGTGGGGGAGCTCAGTATCCGCATCAATTCACTTGAGGCCGAGGTAGCTCGTCTTGAAGCGGAATCGCGCTGGTTTACCTCGCCCGCTTCACAGGTCGTTTCTCCATCAGCTGATGGAGAAGAGGAGGAGGGCGAGGGGAAGGCATTCATCCGGCAGCCCGCCTCACAATCCATCGACCCGCTTCAGCCCGAGCTGCGTGTCGATCCCTATGCCGTGAACATTGACTTTTCAGCCCGACTCCTGGCCGAGGCCCCTGGGGTGGCCGAGCAGGCGCGAGAATTCTACGAGGCGCGCCGCGACAGATTCATCAACGACCTCAACGCTCAGCGCGAAAGGATCACCCAGCGCGAGCAGGATGTGCAGGAAATCGTTGTCAGAATCCGCAACCAGAGGCAGAGCTTGGCCTACGTGCGCGAACAGGTCGCCATTAGTGAGGAACTGCTCAAGGACAAACTGACATCGCGTTACAAGCATTTGGGCTTTCTCAAGGAGGAGTCCAATCTCGTCAGCCGAATCCAGGAGGACGAGGCGGCCCTGATCCGGGCCAGATCCGCCCTCTCTGCTGCCTGTGACAGCCTGGAGCAACTGTTCAATGCCTTTAATGAGGAGGTGCAGGATACGTTGCGAAAGTCGCGCCGGGAACTGCTGGAATTTTCTCAACGGCTGCGCAAGATGTCCGACAGCCTGGAGCGCACGGTCATTCGTTCACCGGCCCACGGCATCGTCAAGTCCGTATATATCATGGGCGAAGGTGAGGTGGTCCAGCCCGGCATGACCGTTTTGGATATCGTCCCCGCCGGAGACAAGCTGGTCATCGAGGCCCATCTTCCCTTGGGAGATATCGGCTATGTTCAGCTGGGCCAGGCGGCCACGGTCCGGCTGCCGACAGGTGATGCCCGCATGTACGGCAGCCTTGAGGGCATGGTCACAGGCATCAGCCCGGACGCAATCACCAAGGAGGACGTGGGCACTTTCTACAAGGTGCTTGTGGAGACTGAGAACGATCGGTTCGAGAAGGACGGCCGACGCTATCAGCTTTATCCCGGCATGCGCGTACTTGTGGGCATCAAAACCGGCGAACGCACGGTGATGGAATACCTTGTCTATCCTTACTTCGACACCCTCTACCACGGTATGCGCGAGCGCTAG
- a CDS encoding ferredoxin — MGIVIDPDECIGCESCVEICPEVFEMDDDGEKAIVTNPDSTADCVDEAIETCPNEAISKD; from the coding sequence ATGGGTATTGTCATTGATCCGGATGAATGCATCGGCTGCGAGTCCTGTGTGGAAATCTGTCCCGAGGTCTTCGAGATGGACGACGATGGAGAAAAGGCCATTGTGACCAATCCCGATTCCACTGCAGATTGTGTTGACGAAGCCATCGAAACCTGCCCCAATGAGGCGATCTCCAAGGATTAG
- a CDS encoding methyl-accepting chemotaxis protein, with protein MSFKDISLKFKIGGSVCLVVAVILITNSAIVISKTQTIATSDAQTIAVQMANRYGNQVRINIEKALDASVSTAAVFEGMIKNRDIIDRNIVDEIQRAVLLSDETFYGIQSCFEPNGLDGRDAEFHATGDPMWEHMGGAYGNYWWRGTSGLEVVNLTKYDYPNTRAWYKDPRDKNGPNLTEPYYTEVAKVNMATIAVPVRDNGKFIGVVGIDFTLGDFQRMVEDIKPMGTGRAFIVSNKGMMVAHPDSNLMNKPLADSLNPEYARQIVADIENGRSFVGMLTFPLTGEESLFVFEPILISGTDTPWSIGIVIPKATVLENAREYMYLSIVLTIIALLILTAVIFFIVKTITAPLSKIIPFAREIASGNLAAKLDIDQKDEVGIMASTLSEMGSNLRQIIGEVREMTNSVATGAGEVAATSQILSQGATEQAASIEEVSSSMEEMASNISQNADNASQTHSLASGAAKQAEDGGKAVAEAVEAMREIAEKISIIEEIARQTNLLALNAAIEAARAGEHGKGFAVVAAEVRKLAERSGMAAGEISQLATSSVDVADRAGELLAKLVPDIKRTADLVAEITAASNEQNIGASQINSAIQQLDSVVQQNASASEEMSSTSDQLSSQAEQLQQTVSFFSLGSAQRGHQPAAQPPVKQRTLPKLPTPTPPQPISKTGVALDMGDSSDFERF; from the coding sequence ATGTCGTTTAAGGATATCTCGCTTAAATTTAAAATAGGTGGAAGCGTATGTCTCGTTGTCGCTGTGATTCTTATCACTAATTCGGCGATAGTAATTTCCAAAACACAAACTATCGCGACCAGTGACGCACAAACCATTGCCGTCCAAATGGCAAATAGATATGGAAACCAAGTTAGGATCAACATAGAAAAAGCACTCGATGCCAGTGTCTCGACAGCAGCGGTCTTTGAAGGAATGATCAAGAACAGAGATATTATCGACCGTAATATCGTTGACGAAATCCAAAGAGCAGTTCTCCTCTCAGATGAAACCTTTTACGGGATTCAATCTTGCTTTGAGCCTAATGGGCTTGATGGCCGCGATGCTGAATTTCACGCCACAGGCGATCCCATGTGGGAGCACATGGGGGGGGCTTACGGAAATTACTGGTGGCGCGGAACCAGCGGCTTGGAAGTGGTCAATTTGACCAAGTACGACTATCCTAACACACGCGCATGGTACAAGGACCCCCGCGACAAGAACGGTCCCAACCTGACCGAACCATATTACACCGAGGTAGCCAAGGTAAACATGGCCACCATTGCTGTTCCGGTCCGGGATAATGGAAAGTTCATCGGCGTCGTCGGCATAGACTTCACCCTTGGAGATTTTCAGAGAATGGTCGAAGATATCAAGCCAATGGGGACCGGCCGCGCCTTTATCGTGTCAAACAAGGGCATGATGGTTGCGCATCCTGATTCTAACCTGATGAATAAACCTCTCGCTGACTCCCTTAACCCTGAGTATGCACGTCAGATCGTCGCAGACATTGAAAATGGCCGGTCGTTTGTCGGCATGCTAACCTTCCCCTTGACAGGGGAGGAGTCCTTGTTCGTTTTCGAGCCGATCCTCATCAGCGGAACCGATACCCCATGGTCCATCGGCATTGTCATCCCTAAGGCAACTGTGCTCGAAAACGCTCGAGAGTACATGTATCTCAGTATTGTCTTGACAATCATCGCCCTACTGATCCTGACAGCAGTGATTTTCTTCATTGTAAAGACCATTACAGCCCCGTTGTCCAAGATAATTCCATTTGCCCGCGAAATTGCCTCTGGCAATCTCGCGGCCAAGCTTGACATTGACCAAAAGGACGAGGTTGGCATCATGGCCTCAACATTGTCTGAAATGGGGAGCAATCTCAGGCAAATAATTGGTGAGGTTCGCGAGATGACCAACAGTGTGGCCACGGGAGCCGGAGAAGTCGCCGCCACTTCACAAATCCTCTCGCAAGGAGCAACAGAACAGGCCGCCTCCATTGAAGAAGTATCTTCAAGTATGGAGGAGATGGCCTCCAACATCAGCCAGAACGCCGACAATGCCAGCCAGACTCACAGTCTCGCCAGCGGGGCGGCAAAACAGGCCGAGGATGGTGGCAAAGCTGTTGCCGAAGCCGTGGAGGCGATGCGCGAGATCGCCGAAAAAATCAGCATCATTGAAGAGATCGCCAGACAGACCAATTTGCTCGCCTTAAACGCGGCCATTGAAGCCGCACGGGCAGGCGAACACGGCAAGGGCTTCGCGGTTGTTGCTGCGGAGGTCCGTAAACTGGCGGAGCGTTCCGGCATGGCGGCAGGTGAGATCAGCCAATTGGCCACGAGTAGTGTCGATGTGGCTGACCGGGCAGGCGAACTGCTTGCCAAGCTCGTACCGGACATCAAGAGGACAGCCGATCTGGTTGCCGAAATCACTGCGGCGAGCAACGAACAGAATATCGGCGCATCCCAAATCAACAGTGCCATTCAACAGCTTGACAGCGTTGTTCAACAAAATGCTTCAGCTTCGGAGGAGATGTCGTCCACATCTGATCAGCTTTCCAGTCAGGCCGAGCAGTTGCAGCAGACGGTTTCGTTCTTCAGTCTCGGGAGCGCCCAGCGCGGTCATCAACCTGCCGCGCAGCCGCCCGTAAAACAGCGGACGCTGCCCAAGCTCCCGACTCCGACCCCCCCCCAACCCATATCAAAGACTGGCGTAGCCCTTGATATGGGCGATAGTTCGGACTTCGAACGATTTTGA
- a CDS encoding DMT family transporter: protein MLQPRSLGFLHALLAVIIWSGNFVIASGFVDDLPPITLAALRWSTATVFFLPFVVRRMLREWSAIRENMLPLCASALTGVTIFNTLIYMSARTTDTINLALLAGTTPVFVVLLSRLFLGERISAFRWLGLLVAICGMVAIATRGDLNVLRELNFRSGDLTMLLAGLLWAVYSILIKRRSQQVSQLTYLGVTFLIGVIPLIPAAIIEQGFQPAWELTPGIVGAAIYTGLGASLAAFFLWSSAVSLIGPGTASLFQYLTPVFSGLAAYLLLGQPISLWHGLGFVLIFSGVVLATRRG from the coding sequence ATGTTGCAGCCACGCTCTCTTGGATTTCTTCACGCCCTGCTCGCAGTCATCATCTGGTCCGGCAATTTCGTCATTGCCAGCGGCTTTGTGGACGATCTGCCGCCCATCACCCTGGCTGCCCTGCGCTGGAGTACGGCTACGGTGTTTTTTCTGCCCTTTGTCGTTAGGCGGATGCTGCGGGAATGGTCAGCCATACGCGAGAACATGCTGCCGCTGTGTGCATCGGCTCTGACCGGGGTAACGATCTTCAACACCCTCATCTACATGAGCGCCAGGACCACCGACACGATCAACCTGGCACTGCTGGCGGGAACTACCCCGGTCTTCGTCGTGTTGCTCTCCCGCTTGTTTTTGGGTGAAAGAATAAGCGCGTTCAGGTGGTTGGGCCTATTGGTGGCCATCTGCGGCATGGTCGCCATCGCCACCAGGGGCGATCTTAACGTGCTGCGCGAACTGAATTTCCGATCAGGGGACCTGACCATGCTGCTGGCCGGGTTGCTCTGGGCCGTCTACAGCATCCTTATCAAGCGGCGTTCCCAGCAGGTCAGTCAACTCACGTATCTTGGCGTGACATTTCTCATCGGTGTGATCCCGCTGATCCCGGCGGCCATCATTGAGCAGGGATTCCAGCCTGCCTGGGAATTGACCCCGGGCATCGTTGGCGCTGCCATCTATACCGGGCTGGGAGCATCCCTTGCCGCATTTTTTCTTTGGAGTTCAGCGGTTTCGCTTATCGGGCCGGGGACGGCGTCTTTGTTTCAATACCTGACGCCGGTTTTCAGCGGTCTTGCCGCCTATCTCTTGCTGGGCCAGCCCATCTCACTCTGGCATGGCCTTGGGTTCGTACTGATTTTCTCTGGCGTGGTACTGGCAACCCGTAGAGGATGA
- a CDS encoding SulP family inorganic anion transporter, translating to MVSYIKKCGYGLPTLFSSLKDGYPMAGVRRDVAAGVTVGIVALPLAMAFAIASGATPQAGLATAIIAGFIISAIGGTRFQIGGPTGAFVVIISGVIARHGYEGLVVATILAGLILVVMGLFGLGRLLQYIPYPVTAGFTTGIGTIIFITQIKDFFGFTFPASPSGVVEIARACFDNVATLHLPTLGIGVLTMGCMLAVRRYSPRIPAPIVGIVLASLACFAFNIDTETIGSRFGGIPSSLPSMTPFWNFDFSLADILPDALTIALLAGIESLLSATVADGMSGDKHNPSTELVAQGVANIGCALFGGLPATGAIARTATNIRSGAYSPVSGIIHALTVLLFILVCTPLASRIPLASLSAVLMIVAWDMSELHKVRRLLRAPKSDSSVMIIAFGLTVFVDITVAVQVGVVLAALLFMKRMSELSDITDIDSGLPEEETHDELSGNEQVVVYEVNGPLFFGFAQRFVDVLNFTRKRPKILVLCMRNVPVMDASGLEALETVIRRARSLGILVMLSGVNDRTRLVMRRMGTEAFVGEDNIFPDFSAAVSKIVADRGITA from the coding sequence ATGGTATCGTACATCAAGAAATGTGGTTATGGTCTCCCGACCCTTTTTTCATCCCTGAAAGACGGCTACCCTATGGCCGGAGTGCGCAGGGACGTTGCCGCGGGCGTAACCGTGGGCATCGTCGCCCTGCCGCTGGCCATGGCCTTTGCCATCGCCTCTGGGGCCACGCCCCAGGCCGGGCTGGCAACAGCCATTATCGCCGGATTCATCATTTCTGCCATTGGCGGCACCCGCTTCCAGATCGGCGGGCCCACCGGAGCCTTTGTTGTCATCATCTCCGGCGTCATTGCCCGCCACGGCTATGAAGGGCTCGTGGTCGCCACCATCCTGGCCGGGCTTATCCTGGTTGTCATGGGCCTGTTCGGCCTGGGCCGCCTGCTCCAGTATATCCCCTATCCGGTCACGGCTGGGTTCACCACAGGCATCGGCACCATCATTTTCATCACCCAAATCAAGGATTTCTTCGGCTTCACTTTCCCCGCCTCGCCCTCGGGGGTCGTGGAAATCGCCAGGGCCTGCTTCGACAACGTCGCCACGCTGCATCTGCCGACCTTGGGTATCGGCGTACTGACAATGGGCTGCATGTTGGCCGTGCGACGCTATTCGCCTCGCATCCCGGCCCCCATCGTGGGCATTGTCTTGGCCTCCCTGGCCTGCTTCGCGTTCAACATCGACACCGAGACCATCGGCAGCCGCTTTGGCGGCATCCCCTCATCCCTGCCGTCAATGACGCCGTTTTGGAATTTCGACTTCAGCTTGGCCGACATTCTGCCCGACGCCCTGACCATCGCCCTGCTGGCCGGCATCGAATCCCTGCTCAGCGCAACGGTGGCCGACGGCATGAGCGGCGACAAACACAACCCCTCCACTGAACTGGTGGCCCAGGGCGTGGCCAACATCGGCTGCGCCCTCTTCGGTGGACTCCCGGCCACCGGAGCCATTGCCCGCACCGCCACCAACATCCGCTCCGGTGCCTACTCTCCAGTTTCCGGCATCATCCACGCGCTGACCGTGCTCCTTTTCATCCTGGTCTGTACGCCGCTGGCCTCGCGGATTCCGCTGGCCAGCCTCTCGGCCGTGCTGATGATCGTGGCCTGGGACATGTCCGAACTGCACAAGGTCCGCCGTCTGCTCCGGGCTCCAAAGTCCGATTCAAGCGTTATGATCATCGCCTTCGGGCTGACGGTTTTCGTGGACATCACGGTGGCTGTGCAGGTGGGAGTGGTCCTGGCCGCGCTGCTTTTCATGAAGCGCATGAGCGAACTTTCGGACATCACGGACATCGACTCCGGCCTACCCGAAGAAGAAACCCACGACGAACTGAGCGGCAACGAGCAGGTGGTGGTCTACGAGGTCAACGGCCCGCTTTTCTTCGGCTTTGCCCAGCGTTTCGTGGACGTTCTCAATTTCACTCGCAAAAGGCCAAAAATTCTCGTTTTGTGCATGCGCAATGTACCCGTGATGGACGCAAGCGGCCTGGAAGCCCTGGAAACGGTCATTCGGCGGGCCAGATCCCTCGGCATTCTCGTCATGCTTTCGGGCGTGAACGATCGAACCCGTCTTGTGATGCGGCGCATGGGCACCGAAGCCTTCGTCGGCGAGGATAATATCTTTCCCGACTTTTCTGCCGCTGTTTCCAAGATCGTGGCAGACAGAGGGATCACCGCCTGA
- a CDS encoding nucleoside deaminase gives MSFAVPDPPAGTTWRSLMEAAFAEACAAAREGESPVGAALFAPDGTLLAKAHNRPIVLNDPTAHAEILCLRQAAALLGNYRLPGTILAVTLEPCLMCTGALLHARVSGVIMGALDPRAGAVLSNLDGRALPFANHRMWTVQGVMAEECSALLKRFFLERRKS, from the coding sequence ATGTCCTTTGCAGTGCCCGATCCGCCCGCCGGGACAACGTGGCGCTCACTCATGGAAGCGGCCTTTGCCGAGGCATGTGCTGCGGCCCGCGAAGGCGAATCGCCCGTGGGGGCCGCCCTGTTCGCCCCGGACGGCACCCTGCTTGCCAAGGCGCACAACCGACCCATTGTCCTGAATGATCCCACAGCCCACGCGGAAATCCTTTGCCTGCGTCAGGCTGCGGCTCTCCTTGGCAACTACCGCTTGCCCGGCACCATTCTGGCCGTGACCCTGGAGCCGTGCCTGATGTGTACCGGCGCCCTGCTCCACGCCCGGGTTTCCGGTGTGATCATGGGCGCCCTTGACCCCCGTGCAGGTGCCGTGCTCTCCAACCTCGACGGTCGCGCCCTGCCTTTTGCCAATCATCGCATGTGGACTGTCCAAGGGGTAATGGCCGAAGAATGCTCCGCCCTGCTCAAGCGATTTTTCCTTGAAAGAAGAAAGAGTTGA
- a CDS encoding phosphoribosylformylglycinamidine synthase subunit PurQ has protein sequence MARVNALVITGYGTNCENESAYALKAAGADNADIVYFSDLVAGHVRMDSYNYLLCPGGFLDGDDLGAAQAAALRWRWANAADGSPVLDQLKTFFNSGGILLGICNGFQLLCKLGLLPAVGGRYFERQVSLSHNDSGRFEDRWVRLRTNPASPCVFTKGIDLIDMPVRHGEGKIIPMDDATFQAILDSNLVAVQYVSPSTGEPTQEYPANPNGSPLGVAGLTDPSGRILGLMPHPEAYNHPTNHPSWTRGTDPAIPLGLALLEAGVRHLHDR, from the coding sequence ATGGCTCGCGTCAACGCCCTCGTTATCACGGGATACGGCACAAACTGCGAAAACGAGTCCGCTTACGCATTGAAAGCCGCCGGCGCAGACAACGCCGACATCGTCTATTTCTCTGATCTCGTGGCCGGGCATGTACGCATGGACAGCTACAACTACCTCCTCTGCCCCGGCGGTTTTCTCGACGGCGACGACCTGGGCGCGGCCCAGGCAGCAGCCCTGCGCTGGCGCTGGGCCAACGCCGCCGACGGCTCGCCGGTTCTTGACCAGCTCAAGACCTTTTTCAATTCCGGCGGTATCCTCCTCGGCATCTGCAACGGCTTTCAGCTTTTGTGCAAGCTCGGTCTGCTCCCGGCTGTGGGCGGCCGCTATTTCGAGCGTCAGGTATCCCTCTCCCACAATGATTCCGGGAGATTTGAGGATCGCTGGGTGCGTCTGCGGACCAATCCGGCTTCGCCTTGCGTCTTCACTAAAGGTATTGATCTCATCGACATGCCCGTGCGTCACGGCGAGGGCAAGATCATCCCCATGGACGACGCCACCTTCCAGGCTATTCTCGACAGCAACCTCGTGGCCGTCCAGTACGTGAGCCCTTCCACGGGCGAGCCGACCCAGGAATATCCCGCCAACCCCAACGGTTCCCCCCTGGGCGTGGCCGGTTTGACCGATCCGTCGGGCCGTATCCTTGGCCTGATGCCCCATCCCGAGGCCTACAACCACCCGACCAACCACCCCTCCTGGACTCGCGGCACTGATCCCGCCATCCCGCTGGGGCTAGCGCTTTTGGAAGCGGGCGTTCGCCATCTTCACGACAGGTAG
- a CDS encoding CTP synthase, with the protein MKTKFIFITGGVLSSLGKGLAAASIGALLQARGLKATIQKLDPYINVDPGTMNPFQHGEVYVTDDGAETDLDLGHYERYLGKALSQQNNYTSGSIYYSVIQKERRGDYLGGTVQVIPHITDAIKEAVIGLPTDEDVALIEIGGTVGDIEGQPFLEAIRQLKNDLGKENVLYIHLTLVPYIKAAGELKTKPTQHSVKELRSVGIQPDIIICRSEVELDDDLKRKIALFCDVDRDAVFTGVDVSNIYEVPLRFYDEGVDQKIAILLKLPAKNAELGPWERLVDKLKNPGGSVRIGIIGKYVDLTEAYKSLHEALIHGGVANDVKVELEYVNSEKVTTKNVEKKLKGLDGILVPGGFGSRGVEGKILAIRYARENKVPFFGICLGMQCACIEFARNVIGLDGANSEEFDPQTPHNIIYLMKEWYDFRTKKTETRCEESNKGGTMRLGSYPCKIKKDTVAYSAYQAVNIDERHRHRFEFNNQFIDQFVEHGMVLSGTAPDESLVEIVELPDHPWFLGCQFHPEFKSNPMNPHPLFREFIKASKNEKISKDK; encoded by the coding sequence ATGAAAACCAAGTTCATATTTATTACTGGTGGTGTTTTGTCCTCCTTGGGCAAGGGGTTGGCCGCCGCTTCCATCGGGGCGCTGCTCCAGGCCAGAGGACTCAAGGCCACCATCCAGAAGCTCGACCCCTACATCAACGTGGACCCCGGGACCATGAACCCCTTTCAGCACGGCGAGGTCTACGTCACCGACGACGGCGCCGAGACCGACCTCGACCTTGGCCACTACGAGCGCTACCTTGGCAAGGCACTCAGCCAGCAGAACAACTACACCTCCGGGTCCATCTACTACTCCGTCATCCAGAAGGAGCGTCGCGGCGACTACCTGGGGGGAACGGTTCAGGTCATTCCGCACATCACCGACGCCATTAAGGAGGCGGTGATCGGTCTGCCCACCGACGAGGACGTGGCCCTCATCGAGATCGGCGGCACTGTGGGCGACATTGAGGGCCAACCCTTTCTGGAGGCCATCCGCCAGCTCAAGAACGACCTGGGCAAGGAGAACGTCCTCTACATCCACCTGACCCTGGTGCCCTACATCAAGGCCGCTGGCGAACTGAAGACCAAGCCCACCCAGCATTCTGTCAAGGAATTGCGCAGCGTGGGCATCCAGCCCGACATCATCATCTGCCGTTCCGAGGTGGAACTTGATGATGACCTCAAGCGCAAGATCGCCTTGTTTTGCGACGTGGATCGCGATGCGGTCTTCACTGGCGTGGACGTATCCAACATCTACGAGGTGCCGCTCCGGTTTTACGACGAGGGGGTGGACCAGAAAATCGCCATCCTGCTCAAGCTGCCCGCCAAGAACGCCGAGCTTGGCCCCTGGGAGCGGCTGGTGGACAAGCTCAAGAATCCCGGCGGCTCGGTGCGCATCGGCATCATCGGCAAATACGTGGATCTGACCGAAGCCTACAAGAGTCTGCACGAGGCCCTGATCCACGGCGGCGTGGCCAATGATGTCAAGGTGGAACTCGAATATGTCAACTCCGAGAAGGTGACGACCAAGAACGTGGAAAAGAAGCTCAAGGGCCTGGACGGTATCCTGGTGCCCGGTGGCTTCGGTTCACGCGGGGTGGAGGGCAAGATCCTGGCCATCCGCTACGCCCGCGAGAACAAGGTGCCGTTCTTCGGCATCTGTCTTGGCATGCAGTGCGCGTGCATTGAGTTCGCCCGCAACGTCATCGGCCTCGATGGGGCCAACTCCGAGGAGTTCGACCCGCAGACCCCGCACAACATTATCTATCTCATGAAGGAATGGTACGACTTCCGTACCAAGAAGACCGAGACCCGGTGCGAGGAATCGAACAAGGGCGGCACCATGCGCCTTGGCTCCTATCCTTGCAAGATCAAGAAGGACACTGTGGCCTATTCTGCCTATCAGGCCGTCAACATCGACGAACGCCACCGCCATCGCTTCGAGTTCAACAATCAGTTCATTGACCAGTTCGTTGAGCACGGCATGGTTCTTTCGGGCACCGCGCCGGATGAATCCCTGGTGGAAATTGTGGAGTTGCCTGACCATCCTTGGTTTTTGGGTTGCCAGTTCCACCCGGAGTTCAAATCCAACCCCATGAACCCTCACCCCTTGTTCCGGGAGTTCATCAAGGCGTCCAAGAATGAAAAAATAAGCAAGGACAAATAG
- the kdsA gene encoding 3-deoxy-8-phosphooctulonate synthase, producing MTIRDLYGASRSGPFVLAGPCVIESREITLRTATALAAVASRLALPLVFKSSFDKANRTAVTSFRGPGMEEGLAILAEVKDETGLPIVTDIHSPEQAARVAEVADVLQIPAFLCRQTDLLVAAAKTGCIVNIKKGQFLAPWDMKNAVDKVRASGNEHIWLTERGSTYGYNNLVVDMRAIPEMRKFDVPVIFDATHSVQLPGGLGAASGGQREYVPVLASAAVAAGADGIFLETHPDPDTALCDGPNSLPLDRVELLLRRLKAIWELADA from the coding sequence TTGACTATCAGAGATCTTTATGGGGCCAGCCGGTCCGGCCCCTTTGTCCTGGCCGGGCCGTGCGTCATCGAAAGCAGGGAGATCACCCTGAGGACGGCGACCGCCCTTGCCGCCGTGGCCTCGCGTCTTGCACTGCCCCTGGTCTTCAAGAGTTCCTTTGACAAGGCTAACCGTACGGCTGTGACAAGCTTTCGCGGACCAGGCATGGAAGAAGGGCTGGCCATTCTGGCTGAAGTCAAAGACGAGACAGGTCTGCCCATTGTCACCGACATCCACAGCCCCGAACAGGCGGCAAGGGTGGCCGAGGTGGCGGACGTGCTCCAGATCCCCGCTTTCCTCTGTCGACAGACCGACCTTCTGGTGGCTGCGGCCAAGACAGGGTGCATCGTCAACATCAAGAAAGGCCAGTTTCTCGCTCCCTGGGACATGAAAAACGCCGTGGACAAGGTCCGCGCCTCGGGCAACGAACATATCTGGCTGACCGAGCGGGGCTCCACCTACGGCTACAACAATCTGGTGGTGGACATGCGCGCTATCCCCGAAATGCGCAAATTCGATGTGCCCGTGATCTTCGACGCCACCCATTCTGTGCAATTGCCGGGCGGCTTGGGCGCGGCCTCGGGGGGACAGCGCGAATATGTGCCCGTGCTGGCTTCTGCGGCCGTGGCCGCGGGAGCGGACGGTATCTTTCTCGAAACCCATCCAGACCCGGACACCGCCCTGTGTGACGGCCCCAACAGTCTGCCTCTGGATCGCGTGGAACTTCTGCTGCGTCGGCTCAAGGCCATATGGGAGCTGGCCGATGCGTGA
- a CDS encoding KdsC family phosphatase, giving the protein MRDGVMERASRIRLLVLDVDGVLTDGGLYYGAEGMVMKRFNVQDGFGIKLAQSVGVEVGVITGLDQPPVASRIRELGITHYYPGNHDKLPHFLEICEKAGVETSEAAFMGDDWIDLAVMREAGLALSVPNAMPEVLEAAHWVSVRPGGHGAVREAVALILRARGLEDSTLKQWAG; this is encoded by the coding sequence ATGCGTGATGGCGTCATGGAGCGTGCCAGCCGCATCCGCCTGCTGGTGCTTGACGTGGACGGCGTGCTGACCGACGGCGGGCTCTACTATGGCGCCGAAGGAATGGTCATGAAACGGTTCAACGTCCAGGACGGATTCGGCATCAAGCTGGCCCAGTCCGTGGGTGTTGAGGTGGGGGTCATCACCGGCCTGGACCAGCCCCCGGTGGCCAGCCGGATCAGGGAACTGGGCATCACCCACTACTACCCAGGAAACCATGACAAACTGCCACATTTCCTCGAGATATGCGAGAAGGCCGGTGTTGAAACGTCCGAAGCCGCCTTCATGGGCGACGACTGGATTGATCTCGCGGTCATGCGCGAAGCCGGGCTGGCCTTGAGTGTGCCCAATGCCATGCCCGAGGTGCTTGAGGCAGCCCACTGGGTGTCGGTCCGTCCCGGCGGACATGGGGCTGTCCGCGAGGCCGTCGCCTTGATCCTGCGCGCCAGAGGACTCGAGGACAGCACACTGAAGCAGTGGGCAGGGTAG